A region of Candidatus Methylomirabilota bacterium DNA encodes the following proteins:
- a CDS encoding tetratricopeptide repeat protein: MLVSSRVARTVACSLAVATALVTVLVFFPALRADWVDWDDQTNFLDNPHYRGLQWSRLQWMLTTNLMGHWIPVTWLTLGMDYVVWGMNPFGYHLTNLLWHTASAVLFYLVTRRLLGLTMPSASSVVRSAGAAAATLFFAIHPLRVESVAWITERRALTSGFFLLLAVLSYLKTHERPPEVRAGWRLVALASTALALGSKAIVMGLPLVLVILDVYPLRRLGPGFRDWRSSRGRSVWLEKIPFALLAAAAAVIAFNVQRSTGYLTPATLETRLAIAAYNVWFHAWKTFVPLNLSPVYELPLSVSPLEGPYLRSAVAVLAITATVWIVRRHWPAGLATWAFYLVMLAPVSGIVHTGYHLGADRNTYIACAGFAVLVGALVALVGDAWQRGTLRRMIAAPALALCLAWIVGLGLSASIQTTVWQDSETLWRYAVEIDPACSVCQHHFAVSMARRGNRAEGVAAFERAIALRPDRSEYRANYGVVLMEMGRREEGLAALRYRVADNPRDLGARRNFALALIQDGRPAEAITELESVLRMQPGWVPALDTLGQAYLVAGRVESAMGAFRRAIAASPRDPIAHLGLARAYLAGGDGAAAREQIAILETIDPGLAARVAQEFQ; the protein is encoded by the coding sequence GTGCTCGTCTCCTCCCGCGTGGCGCGTACGGTGGCGTGCTCGCTCGCGGTGGCGACCGCCCTCGTGACTGTGCTGGTCTTCTTCCCCGCCCTCCGGGCCGACTGGGTCGACTGGGACGACCAGACGAACTTCCTCGACAACCCGCACTACCGGGGCCTCCAATGGTCCCGGCTTCAATGGATGTTGACGACGAACTTGATGGGGCACTGGATCCCGGTGACCTGGCTCACCCTGGGGATGGACTACGTCGTCTGGGGGATGAATCCATTCGGCTATCACCTCACGAATCTGCTATGGCATACCGCGAGCGCCGTCCTGTTCTACCTCGTCACTCGACGCCTCCTCGGGCTGACCATGCCCTCGGCGTCGTCGGTCGTGCGCAGCGCGGGCGCGGCGGCCGCCACGCTCTTCTTCGCGATTCATCCGCTCCGAGTTGAATCGGTCGCGTGGATCACCGAGCGTCGCGCTCTCACGTCCGGGTTCTTCCTCCTGCTCGCCGTGCTTTCCTACCTGAAAACCCACGAACGGCCACCGGAGGTGCGCGCCGGATGGCGCCTGGTCGCGCTCGCATCCACCGCGCTCGCCCTCGGCTCGAAGGCCATCGTCATGGGCCTGCCGCTCGTGCTGGTGATCCTCGACGTCTACCCGCTGCGCCGGCTCGGTCCGGGCTTTCGCGACTGGCGGAGCTCTCGCGGCAGGTCGGTGTGGCTCGAGAAGATCCCGTTCGCCCTGCTCGCGGCGGCCGCAGCCGTCATCGCGTTCAATGTCCAGCGCAGCACCGGGTACTTGACCCCGGCGACGCTCGAGACTCGGCTGGCGATCGCCGCCTACAACGTGTGGTTCCACGCGTGGAAGACCTTCGTGCCCTTGAACCTCAGTCCGGTCTACGAGCTACCCCTCTCGGTGAGCCCGCTCGAGGGACCCTATCTGCGGAGCGCCGTCGCGGTGCTGGCGATCACGGCAACGGTCTGGATCGTTCGTCGCCACTGGCCGGCGGGCCTGGCGACGTGGGCGTTCTACCTGGTGATGCTCGCGCCGGTGAGCGGTATCGTGCACACCGGTTACCACCTCGGCGCCGACCGCAACACCTATATCGCCTGCGCGGGCTTTGCGGTGCTGGTGGGGGCGCTGGTGGCCCTGGTCGGCGACGCCTGGCAACGCGGAACCCTTCGCCGCATGATCGCGGCGCCCGCGCTCGCCCTCTGCCTCGCGTGGATCGTCGGCCTCGGCCTGTCCGCGAGCATCCAGACCACGGTGTGGCAGGATTCCGAGACGCTCTGGCGCTACGCGGTCGAGATCGATCCCGCGTGCTCGGTCTGTCAGCATCATTTCGCGGTCAGCATGGCCCGCCGCGGCAACCGCGCCGAGGGGGTAGCGGCCTTCGAGCGCGCGATCGCCTTGCGGCCCGACCGCTCCGAGTACCGCGCCAACTACGGCGTCGTGCTCATGGAGATGGGGCGTCGGGAGGAAGGCCTGGCCGCGCTGCGCTACCGCGTTGCCGACAATCCCCGCGACCTCGGGGCGCGGCGCAACTTCGCGCTCGCGCTCATCCAGGATGGCCGTCCCGCCGAGGCGATCACGGAGCTGGAATCCGTCCTGCGGATGCAGCCCGGCTGGGTGCCGGCCCTCGATACCCTCGGTCAGGCCTATCTCGTGGCCGGCCGCGTCGAGTCGGCCATGGGCGCGTTCCGGCGCGCCATCGCCGCGAGTCCGAGGGACCCGATCGCTCACCTGGGCCTCGCGCGCGCCTATCTCGCCGGGGGAGACGGAGCCGCCGCGCGCGAGCAGATCGCCATCCTCGAGACGATCGATCCCGGACTCGCCGCGCGGGTCGCCCAGGAGTTCCAGTAG
- a CDS encoding iron-containing redox enzyme family protein has protein sequence MTSMSPFRTRLEQAVNARHSRMNPFTEKWVNGELTRTQLGQWVCQHYQYVSQFARWCATVYGTCPDPDARDFLLENIIEEESGTKHVDLLIRFGEACGVSRTEVEGARQLPSTRALTAWCYETARKPFHVAAAGLLVGLESQVPGIYKRNLPPLKTHYGFTDHEVEFFAIHIEADEVHGERGYQIVERHSTTPDRQAEAADTVREATEMRWQYMTGLHRAFVLKEDA, from the coding sequence ATGACCAGCATGAGCCCGTTCCGCACCCGGCTCGAGCAGGCGGTGAATGCCCGGCACAGCCGGATGAATCCCTTTACCGAGAAATGGGTCAACGGCGAGCTGACGCGTACCCAGCTGGGCCAGTGGGTCTGTCAGCACTACCAGTACGTCTCCCAGTTCGCCCGCTGGTGCGCCACCGTCTACGGCACCTGCCCCGATCCCGACGCCCGCGATTTCCTGCTCGAGAACATCATCGAGGAGGAGTCGGGCACCAAGCACGTGGACCTGCTGATCCGGTTCGGCGAGGCCTGCGGGGTGAGCCGGACCGAGGTCGAGGGCGCGCGACAGCTGCCGAGCACGCGCGCGCTGACCGCGTGGTGCTACGAGACGGCGCGGAAGCCGTTTCACGTCGCGGCGGCGGGCCTGCTGGTCGGCCTCGAGTCGCAGGTGCCCGGCATCTACAAGCGGAACCTTCCCCCGCTCAAGACGCACTACGGCTTCACCGACCACGAGGTGGAGTTCTTCGCGATCCACATCGAGGCGGACGAGGTGCACGGCGAGCGCGGCTACCAGATCGTCGAGCGGCACAGCACCACCCCGGACAGGCAGGCCGAGGCCGCCGACACGGTCCGCGAGGCGACCGAGATGCGCTGGCAGTACATGACGGGCCTGCATCGCGCCTTCGTGCTCAAGGAAGACGCGTGA
- the purE gene encoding 5-(carboxyamino)imidazole ribonucleotide mutase has translation MTPSTPLVGILMGSKSDWETMANAAKALDALGVPYEVNVMSAHRTPALVDEYVTGAEGRGLEVIIAGAGGAAHLAGVCAARTALPVLGVPMQSKALNGMDSLLSTVQMPAGIPVGTLAIGNAGATNAGLLAGAILANKYPHIRAALRKYRDAQTQALMGQTDPRTSDTSQGGKP, from the coding sequence TCGTGGGCATTCTCATGGGCTCGAAGTCGGACTGGGAAACCATGGCCAACGCGGCGAAGGCGCTCGACGCGCTCGGCGTCCCGTACGAGGTCAACGTGATGTCGGCCCACCGCACCCCGGCGCTGGTGGACGAGTACGTGACCGGCGCCGAGGGGCGCGGGCTCGAGGTCATCATCGCGGGCGCGGGCGGGGCCGCTCACCTGGCCGGCGTGTGCGCGGCACGCACCGCGCTGCCCGTCCTCGGCGTGCCGATGCAGTCGAAGGCCCTCAACGGGATGGACTCGCTGCTCTCCACGGTACAGATGCCGGCAGGCATCCCGGTCGGCACGCTCGCCATCGGCAACGCGGGAGCCACCAACGCCGGGCTGCTCGCCGGCGCCATCCTCGCCAACAAGTACCCGCACATCCGCGCGGCGCTCCGCAAGTATCGCGACGCGCAGACCCAGGCCTTGATGGGCCAGACCGACCCGCGCACAAGCGACACCTCGCAGGGAGGCAAGCCATGA
- a CDS encoding Rieske (2Fe-2S) protein: MSEARRVASLDEVPAGRPTLVQLDGTRIVLARLGDTVYACGDVCSHRGGPLSEGKLNGNRLVCPWHGWMYDVRTGQCLFPGRGAAVPSYPVRTDAGEIFVELP; encoded by the coding sequence GTGAGCGAAGCCCGACGGGTCGCCTCGCTCGACGAGGTCCCGGCGGGCCGACCGACGCTGGTGCAGCTCGACGGCACGCGCATCGTGCTGGCCCGGCTGGGCGATACCGTGTACGCGTGCGGCGACGTGTGCTCGCACCGCGGCGGCCCGCTGAGCGAGGGGAAGCTGAACGGCAACCGGCTGGTCTGCCCCTGGCACGGATGGATGTACGACGTCCGGACCGGGCAGTGCCTCTTCCCGGGACGCGGCGCGGCGGTTCCCAGCTATCCGGTGCGCACGGACGCGGGCGAGATCTTCGTGGAGCTGCCGTGA
- a CDS encoding heme-binding protein yields MITIKRLTLEDALVLLQAAERKAHEIGVAETICVCDDGGHPIALHRMTQARITGVEIAIAKAFTAAGHRRATHKFNQPPGGPALPGNEAFGIHAMHPGRFAVFVGGFPIEVDGAVVGGIGVSGGNGEQDTAVGTAALEAFQRHLASVS; encoded by the coding sequence GTGATCACGATCAAGCGGCTCACTCTCGAGGACGCCCTCGTGCTCCTGCAGGCGGCCGAGCGGAAGGCCCACGAGATCGGAGTGGCCGAGACGATCTGCGTGTGCGATGACGGTGGCCATCCGATCGCGCTGCACCGCATGACCCAGGCCCGCATCACCGGTGTGGAGATCGCCATCGCCAAGGCATTCACCGCGGCCGGCCATCGCCGCGCCACTCACAAGTTCAACCAGCCGCCGGGCGGTCCCGCCCTGCCCGGCAACGAAGCCTTCGGCATCCACGCCATGCATCCCGGCCGGTTCGCGGTCTTCGTGGGCGGGTTCCCCATCGAGGTCGACGGCGCCGTGGTGGGCGGTATCGGCGTCAGCGGAGGGAATGGCGAGCAAGACACCGCGGTGGGAACGGCCGCCCTCGAGGCCTTTCAGCGTCACCTCGCTTCCGTTTCTTGA